CCAGAAGCAAATGGTGGAGGAAGCCAGTATGTTAGAACTGCTTTTGGAAAATTTTGAGGACTACTAATGGGATTACTAAATTACTCAGTAATTCCTGTTATTGGAGTTGCTTTAATAGTTACAATGATTAGAGCTAACTTTGGTTCTGATCCACTTCAATTAGTTGGTGAAAATGGAAAATGAGGAGCTTGAGGTAGTTTATATTTAGACGTAATTGCTTTTGGTCTTTACATTTTTGCAGCAACAATTATATTTTTTGGAATCAAAAGATATAAATATGTTGCAATTATAATGGGTTATTTAACTTGAGGAATAACATTATTATTAATGATTTTTGGTCTAACAGTTGGATTTATGAGCATTGCTGATGGAAAATCAAATTTTGATGTTTACATTGAACAGGCAAAATTACTAAATGTTAAATCATTTAGTAACGCATTTACAACTTGTTTCTTTGCTTTTGCAGGTATAGAAACTTTCATAACTACAGGAAAAAATATTAAAAATAGAAGTAAAAATATGCCCATTGCAATTATTGTAATATTGACATTAACAACTCTATTTTACATAGTTTTTACAGTTATAGTTATGATGGCAATTGGAGGAGTTTTTGATCCAAATCCAAATAGTCAAATGTTTACTACATTTAATAGTGAATTTTTAAAGGTTTTTGGTCCATGACTAATAATACTTTGTACTGCATTAATGAGATTTAATTCTTCATTACAAATAACATTATTTGGTGCAACAACTTTAGAGCCACTAGCAAGTCAACATTTTGTTCCTTCTTCATTAAAAAAAGAAAACAAGGATAATGTTCCTGTTAAGGGAGTTATTACAACAATTGGATTATTTTCAATTACAACATTATTATTCTTATTTATTCCCGATATTGTTGAAGGAGTTACAAAAAAACCCTCTCCTTTCAACTATGCAACACTTGCAAGTTCTGCATCAATTATATTAATTGCAATTTATTCAATTATTATTCCTGTTGCACTTGTAAATGGTTTTAAAAAGAAAATAAAAGTTAAAAAATGAGAATATGTTGGTTGAATAACAACATTAATATTTTTGGCATTTACATTTGTATCTTATTTTATTGATTTATTTAATGTCTTTATAAATCCTTATGATTCAGACGGTGATTTTAATCTTCAAGGAGTTATAGCAAACATTTTTCAATTAATTTATTTTGTAACAATTGTTGTTGTTTTAATTATTGTTTACTACTTCTACTATAAAAAACAAATTGCAAAATTAGACCCTAATTCTCAAGAGGCAAAAGAATTAGAAATATATGAGCAAAATTTTAGAATTTTAAGTGAAACTGAAATTGAAGAAATTGAATTAATCCAAAATTCTTTAATAAAAGAAGAAAAAAAGATAGTTTAAATAATAAAAAAATAGTCAATTAGACTATTTTTTTATATTATAATTACTTTAATAAGGAGGGAAAATTATGAAAAAAGTATTGTTTTCTTTAACAGCAACTAGTTTAACTCTTGCAGCTTTTACACCAATTGTTAATAGACAAAATAGAATTGATCCCCCTTTTACTACAATTGAAAAAAGATTTTCATATTCATATAATTTCAATAACTTGGACTTTAATTCATGTAATTGAAACATAAATGCAGAAGGTTTAAAAAGTTGTACACTTAGTACTCCTGAATTTTCTCATGGCTTAGAAGATATGATCAAGGAAATCTATCAATTCGTAATTGCTGAGAAATTTGCAACAAATCAGTATAAAGTTCTTTCTATTTATACAAATTTTAATAATAGAAGTGATTCATTAAGAAATGAATTAGATAATTTTAATGAACTTTTATATATTAATACACCAACAAATACAAATATAGACCAAGTTAAAGTAACAAATCAATCAGTAACATTTGAAAGAACATATGATCCCTATTTTGGTGATAAATTTTATGTAAAAAATGTTATTGCAGAAATTGAAAATCATGAAACTAATATTTCAAAAAAAATAAACCTATATGGAATTCCTTCATATCATGTTTTTAAATCAGTTGATGAATTAAAGACAAATTTTATAAATCACTTTAATTTTGAATTAACTTTAGTTATTGATCTTACATATATTGATGATATATTTAAATCAGAAATAATTTTACCAAATGAAGTTTATTTTCAAGCTCCAATTCAAATAATTAATTGATTTGAAAAAAATGAAAATAAACAAAGAGAAAAAGTACTGGAATATATAAATAAAGAATTAAGTATTTCTTTAAAAAAAATCGATAAAATTAGTAAATTTTATAAAGCAGAATATGATTTTAATAGTAATCAATTTGTTCCGGTTGGAAATAACATAGGAGATAGTCGGGAATTTTATGAAGATCCATACTTCTTTATTGGTGTAACTTCAGAAGATGAATCAATTGGGGAATTCAAAATGTTAATTAAAAATTTAAAAAATTAAAATTAATAAAAATTTATTATTACTTTTTTAATGTATTATTACTTTAAGGAGGTGAATTTAATGAGAAAAATGCCTGGAAAATCATTAGGAACATTAAGATTTTTATTAATCTTAGGTAATGGATTTGGTTTAATTGTTGCTATTGTTGGTTTAATAAGTATGTTAAATTTTACTTTTTCAGAACCAATTTGATTTATCAGTAATGGTACATTAACAACACAACAATGAGCTGGGATATTTGCTTTAATTTCTTTTATTTTAGTTGGTAACATTTATTATTGCTCATTTATAATTCATTTTGTAAGAACTAGTGATGATGCTACATTAATTAATAATAGATGAATAATAGCTCTATTTTCTTTATCTGTTGGTGGATTTATGACACCATATGTTTTATCACAAATGCCAAACATTGGTGTAAAATCAACAATTGATCCAAAGTTTACTATTTCTAAAGGATATGGTGGTAATGCTTTAATTGCAGGTTCATTAACAATAGGTCTGTACTTTTTAATGCTTAATGCATTAAAATTACCAGTCCAATTTGATTTGGTAAGTCAAATAGTATGAATTGCTTTTGGAATTATCATACTTTGAGGGGCAATAAACCTAATGTTATTTGCAACACCAAATGCTAAAACTACTTGAGAAAATAAAAAAGGAATATATGGATTAATGAATTTTATTGCAGTAATTAATACAATTTATGCAACATTTATTTTATTAATTCAAATTATTCTTTCAATATTATCAATTATTTCAATAATTGCAGAAATGTTTGATAGAAGAAATGGATTCTTTGGAGCTATTTTAACAAGTATGTATGGTGCAATGAGAATTGCAATGCAATTGTTCATAATTTACACAATAAATAAAACAATTAAAGGTCTATGATCAAAACAAGGCGAATTTGAATATGGAGTATATTCAAATTTAGCTGAAAAACAAAGACAATATGAAATGTCATAAAAAATAATTTATAAGCATAACTAAAATCAACAAAACCCATGTAATTTAATACATGGGTTTTTAATTTTTATGAAATAAAAGTTATTAAATTTGTATTTGAATCTTTTACCATTAGTAAATCCTTTTCTAAAAGCAATATTCTAAAATAAAAAGCATCGGTAAATAAAATTTCTTCTTCAGTTATAATATTTTTTAATATTGTCTTATTTTCATTTTTAAAAGATATTAATATATTATTCTTATTTAAATAGCAAATTTTTTTAAATGAATTACTTTCATTAAGTACTTTTAAAAATTTAAAATCCTTATTATAAAGTTCAATATTTTCATTAACATTATGAATTACATAAAATTCTTCAAATTCTACTAAATTATTTAACTTAATTTCAATATTTTTTATAATATTTAAATTTTTATCAACTATTAGGTATTTTTGATTTTTTTTAATTAAAAGATTTTGATTAAAAAATTTTACAATTATTTGAAATTCTTCTAATTTTAATACTTCATTAAAAATAGAAGTAAATACTTGATTGTTTATTACAAAACTTATATAAGAAATGTCATCTAAAACAATAAAATTTTGAATATAATTGTTTGAATTATAAATTATTTCAATTTCTGTTTGCGAAGATAATTTTAAATTTGAAAATAAAGGATTTGGATGTGCTAGAAAACTTCTATTTAAATCCCCCTTTATTTTTAAATTTTCCTTTAATACATTTAAATTAATTTTACATAGAGAATTATTCATGTTTGAAGTATCAGTGTCTGTAAAGTACAAATTATTTTGTGAAATAAAAAAGTTACTTATTCACTGACTATTTTCTATTTTTCTAAATTTTAATTTCAATTTAATCACCTTTAAAAAGTATAACGTATTCTTAAAAAAATTCTCTTTATAAACTTTTTAACAAAAATTAATTAAAAAAATATTTATTAATAAAAATAATTTATTTTTTTAGTAAAATGCTTGATTTTTTTGATTTTTACTTTTAAAAAAAAAAATGTTATATAATTATTTTAAGTTGGCTATGCCAACAGGAGGAATAAAAAGAAATAAAAAAACTATTAAGATTATTAGCTTCAACTGCACTAGTTGCAACAACTAGTGCAACTGTTGTTGCTTGTGGAGATGAAACCGGAGATACTGTAACTCAAAAAGATTTAGCAACAATTACAGGAACTAACTTAAATATTACAGTAAGTGATAATTTACAAGCAACTGCAGAAACTGTTGCAATTGAAAAAATTAAAACTGTTTAAAGTGTTGATGTTGTAAAAACTACAGATGTAACTTTTACTTTTACAGCTGCAACAACTTCAGCAGCTGGATCAATAACAGTTAGTGCTGTTTCAACAAGTACTTTAGTTAAAGGAACAGTTACATTTAATTGAGCTGTTTTAGGCGGAGAAGAAACTGAAACTCAAAAAGATTTAGCAACAATTACAGGAGATGACTTAACTATCACAGTAAGTGATAATGCACAAGCAACTGCAGAAACTGTTGCAATTGAAAAAATTAAAACTGTTTTAAGTGTTGATGTTGTAAAAACTACAGATGTAACTTTTACTTTTACAGCTGCAACAACTTCAGCAGCTGGATCAATAACAGTTAGTGCTGTTTCAACAAGTACTTTAGTTAAAGGAACAGTTACATTTAATTGAGCCGAGCTAAGTGGAGAAGAAGAAATTGTATTAAAAGATTTAGGTGAAGATTTAACTGAACTTCTACTTGGAGAAATCGCAAATAAAGAAAATGAAACAATTTTAAAGGCTGTAAAAGAAATAAATCCTAATGTTGATACTACTCAATTAGAAGTGGCAAGTATTGTTGGCAATAGAGCAACAATTTCTGTAAAAGAAAATTCAACAGTTTACAATTGAACAACTATTGATGTAGCATTTACATTACCAGGAGAAACTGAATACTTTTACTTTTATATAAAATACTAATATAAAAAAATGATACAAATATGTATCATTTTTTTTTATATATTTTGAATACTTTCTACACCTGGAAGTTCTTTACCTTCCAGGTATTCAAGAGA
This genomic window from Spiroplasma taiwanense CT-1 contains:
- a CDS encoding lipoprotein; the protein is MKKLLRLLASTALVATTSATVVACGDETGDTVTQKDLATITGTNLNITVSDNLQATAETVAIEKIKTV
- a CDS encoding APC family permease encodes the protein MNAKKEQLGLFSIIWMGFSFIAGITFTASFSTIVLGDGQGVGINILWIFLIEGVIAFMCAWAFGKLVKFHPEANGGGSQYVRTAFGKFWGLLMGLLNYSVIPVIGVALIVTMIRANFGSDPLQLVGENGKWGAWGSLYLDVIAFGLYIFAATIIFFGIKRYKYVAIIMGYLTWGITLLLMIFGLTVGFMSIADGKSNFDVYIEQAKLLNVKSFSNAFTTCFFAFAGIETFITTGKNIKNRSKNMPIAIIVILTLTTLFYIVFTVIVMMAIGGVFDPNPNSQMFTTFNSEFLKVFGPWLIILCTALMRFNSSLQITLFGATTLEPLASQHFVPSSLKKENKDNVPVKGVITTIGLFSITTLLFLFIPDIVEGVTKKPSPFNYATLASSASIILIAIYSIIIPVALVNGFKKKIKVKKWEYVGWITTLIFLAFTFVSYFIDLFNVFINPYDSDGDFNLQGVIANIFQLIYFVTIVVVLIIVYYFYYKKQIAKLDPNSQEAKELEIYEQNFRILSETEIEEIELIQNSLIKEEKKIV